The nucleotide window CTGAAAacgatgtttgtgtgtatgttcctTGGTCCCCAAATGCAGTCCAAACAACACGTGTTCATCCATCAGTGGGCTGCCGAAAACTTCAACcgcttttgtttttgtctttggtTGCAAAACCATACTCGCACAACGTTCTTTTTCAGGTCCAATTTTTCTGCTATCGCCGCTATCTTCTCAGAGGACGGCCGGGGTTGCACGGCAAAGTAAGCCTCCAAAGAACGTTTCTCTGGTGCTGCTATTGACGTTCTCTTTCGCTTCTTCTCGCTTCCATTAAAAAGGTCGGGTttgttcattttctctctctgggcACCCTCGGCCTCTTCCAGCCATGCCTGTAGAATGGGTTTGAGTGCGATCATATTGTTATGCGACAGAGTTAACGATTCGAATCGACAAATGGTACTTTGGCTTAGCGAGCCCACACCGGGAATTTTCAGGTTAGCTAGGGCACCGCCAACGTCCGCCTGGGTAACCCCGAGCTTGATTCGTCTCTGTTTGAAACGCTCCGCAAAAGCCTCTAGCTCCCTTGGGTCTGTGTCCGAGTCAGTGATTGAGGGCAGTCCATTGTTGAGTCCCGGTGCGCCCTGACCACCACCATGGTGTCCGGGCAAGAGCCCGTGATGTGTCAGGGGCGAATTCATGTTCATAGCAGCCTGATGAGAGAGGTGGCTCAAGCCGTGCATGTGCGAGTGTGGGTGAGCCGAGGTGGAGATCAGACCCCCGCCGCCCCCACCACCGCCACCTCCGGCCCCGTCGTGCGCGCTGGTCATGAGGCTAAGCGACTGGGAGTTGATATGGTCCATGAGGTCCGGAGGTTCCAGGTTCTGgtggggatggtggtggtggtgatgatggtgatgggcCAGTGGCACAGTGGAGGTAGAGGAGCATGGCACGCTGTTCATGGTGTGGTAGGTCGCGTCCGGCTTGAATGGGTGAGTCTTGCCCTGAGACACCGCGATGTCCACGGCCGCCAGAGCTTCGGCACGGGCCAACAGAGTTTCATCCAGACTTGCGAATATGTTGttctgcagctgcagcagcccAAGAGAAAGCGGCGAGGAAacgcagagagagaaagcaacacAGAGAAGCGGGCAGatacatagagagagggaggagaggggaaagtagagagaaaaggaggttgaggaggaaaaaaacaggAATAAATGGATATGTCAGCTGGGGAATACTGTCAACACATAACACATAGAGAATATTCCTTTTAGAAGCTTCGAGTCATAAAAATTAATACAAAAAAGGGTGAAGTCGGAGCCTTCACTGAGCATGGCTTTCAAAAAAGATCACAGGCGTTTCAGATGATTGCCGTGGAATacatgaaaaaaacattaaGCGCGCAGCTTGGCAGAATGTGCCTTGCAGCGCTGTACAGCTTCCACGCGCCTCGTCTACCGGAGAGGGACAGCGAAAGAAGTTTTTTAGGGGGATCTTTACCTGTGGAGTTTGCAGACAGGCTCTTCGGATGGCTTCTGAGCTGGAATGCAGAGTCGTGTACTTGTGCTCCGGTAAGGACGGATGCATGGCGAAATGTGCCTGTTTACTGTTCATGGACATCATGTTTGCGAGCTTCTCCTCTTCAAAACCAAATAGATAAAGTGCCCGAGAGTCGAGGggagaaaacaacaacagcaaaggAACTGTCAAAAAAACAACTCCAATAAACAAATCCCCTTtcggtgtgtgggtatgtgtgtgtgagtgtgtgtccggcGGTAATGATGCGCAGCTTCGAGCCCACGAGATGCAGCGGAGATGCCTGCAGTCTCTTGGTCGCGCGTGTCTGTCTGCCGCTCGGCAGCGCGAGGGATGAGAAGTGCTCTAACACCTGAGCCCCTCAGATCTCGTCAAGCGAGCGCGCCTTCTCTCGCGAGACATGGAACGGTGCAGCCTGACAGATAACGGGCCTGTTTCGAGCACAAGTGACTCtcgcctctccttctccccctatCTCCCAGTTCTGGTCTCATCTCCTGTCCTACCCCCTTCTCCCCTCCGGCCGGACGAGCACGAATATGAGCGCAGCAAAGGGCTCTAGTCTACACCTGTGGATGAACCACGCATGCGTATACTCTAGAATGcgtttaaataaaatacatcaaAGCCATGAACCACGTGCACCGGTAATTCTAAAtgacatttcagtttttttttttgtagttttttaAGTTGAAAGGTTTTGACTTTTGACTCATAAGTGCCATGACACAATTCgtccattatttttttctttttcgttttttattattaatttttatttttattattaaataggCCTAAGCTTCTCGTTATACAGTGCAAAGTGAAAACGAGATATTCTGTACCCAATTCACATATTTCAGGCTAGAACAACATATTTTACACCACAGTATTTTGCAAATGGCCAATTGCCTTACATTGTTCAGGTTTCCAGCGTCCAGCTCTCCAAAATAGCCAGAGACACCGAAGACTACAGAAGTCGTTTGCATAATGTGCAAGCCTGTCATGACATTCAAGCCGCAGACTAGTAGTCGAGTTAGCTATAAACTGGAAATGACTTCAAACGCTCCTGATCTCTCATATGTAAAATGCCGTTTGCCCGCGGGCCAGTCCGGCAATTAGGGGCTGCCCACAAGAAATCGTGTTCTTATCCATGCCCAAAGCTGGCTTCAAAAACTCGTCATGTTATCGCCAATGCTCTAGAGAAAATATTGACATTGATGTAAAGGCAAGACACCGCAAAGACCTTCCTCACAGAGGTTGTTGTGCAACACGGCACAATGCCTTGATTTAGTATGCAAATTTAACGATATCATGTATATTTCACAAACCTCTAATCACTGCATGAATTTTTAATTGGCTAACCGTGGTGCGTTTGAACAAATGAAGCGTTAATTCATTTGGATGTATTAATTTCTTTAAAGACTGTGTACAAGGTTACGGTGGATATTAAATCAATTTGTTTAGTTCTCATCTGGCGATGATCACGCTTTAATGATGGGTGCATAAAAGGCCAATTTGTATCAGTCGAGAAGTTGGCGCCACCATAAAGATGCGCGTGCCAGGTGGTGATTATTGTCAGACCGGTGTGCGAGTACTCATTGAGTGTAGGTATGATGCAAGAGTAGAAGAGATATTAAGACTTGTGTCTTTCTGCAGCTATATGCTATTAAAAGTCACTGTTTTACAGCGTTATTGGAAGTACAATTATTAAAAACTGCTGCGATGTTGCAACTCTAACAGCATAATTTAAAGTCTCAAAAAGTTTGCCACTATTCTTGTGGATTGTCAACATCTTACGTTCAGGCGTTTGTATTTTAGAGGCCCTGAAAGTGTAAAAACAGGTTTAAGAACGCGTTAAGAAAATTAAGATTCAGGAAACACAGAGAATACAGATAATTAATGAGAAGTATTATCTTTTTTGTTATTCCCTTAAAGTCTTAAGAAAATAACCAAAATGGAAACAGCTACGTTTCCACAACACAAATGATCAACTGCATAtttaaaacttcaagttgcatTTAAAAATAGGTGGCATTGATTGAAAGAAGCAGATACACTGTAATAATGTACAGAGTAGACTGTAGAACATACCTGATAAACATAAGGCTACCATTTactgctttttatttttatttgttttttttgttgttaaaaaTTGTTTACAATGACATGATTATGTGGGTAGTGTGGTGCTGAATCTTGAAAATAAAGAAGTACAAAAACATCTCcagtttgtaaaaaaaaaaaaaaaacacacatgcaacatcacatattttcattttttgagATTG belongs to Alosa alosa isolate M-15738 ecotype Scorff River chromosome 23, AALO_Geno_1.1, whole genome shotgun sequence and includes:
- the pou4f1 gene encoding POU domain, class 4, transcription factor 1, with amino-acid sequence MMSMNSKQAHFAMHPSLPEHKYTTLHSSSEAIRRACLQTPQLQNNIFASLDETLLARAEALAAVDIAVSQGKTHPFKPDATYHTMNSVPCSSTSTVPLAHHHHHHHHHPHQNLEPPDLMDHINSQSLSLMTSAHDGAGGGGGGGGGGLISTSAHPHSHMHGLSHLSHQAAMNMNSPLTHHGLLPGHHGGGQGAPGLNNGLPSITDSDTDPRELEAFAERFKQRRIKLGVTQADVGGALANLKIPGVGSLSQSTICRFESLTLSHNNMIALKPILQAWLEEAEGAQREKMNKPDLFNGSEKKRKRTSIAAPEKRSLEAYFAVQPRPSSEKIAAIAEKLDLKKNVVRVWFCNQRQKQKRLKFSAAH